The following nucleotide sequence is from Solanum stenotomum isolate F172 unplaced genomic scaffold, ASM1918654v1 scaffold33337, whole genome shotgun sequence.
CATGGCCGAAACTCCATTAATGATCAGATCAATTTCACAAGCATTaccattaatattaattattctcCTCAACAAGAGCAATACATATTCATatccccttcttcttcttcttcttcttcttctcaataTCAAAACATGATACTAATCACTTTCATTTTCCCAGCTATGGTTGAGCTTCTCCAACTCAAGTACCAAACAAGTAATACGTCCCCTTTTGAAATCCACCCTATTAAAATGTATTTGGCAATCGTGAGTTTCCTAATATATTCTTTTGCGTACGATGCAGAGATCAAAAACATTTCAACAACTTGTTCAAACTATGCTAAAATGGTTGGGGATATATTTGGTTCTCTCGCATTGGCGTCTTTCTCATCTCTTCTTTACCCTCCATTTTCCTTGATTTTCTACTCACTCTCTATCTTATACTTAACACTTCTCAAAGCACAATTATATCGGCATTATCATAAATTCCTGAATTATTTAAATGAACCAACAACCACcataatatattcagtgtaatttcgTGGATGGTCACACTTGATCAATTTTAGTAATTACTTTTCTAGTACGCACGTGAATGTTTTGTAGTTTGTGATTAGGCTTGTAATAATACTTGATAAGGCCTTTCAAGTGATTTGGGACTTGTGGTTGAGCTACATTTTGGACTGACAAAATCTAAGCCCACATGAGTTGGTCCAGCCCATTATCTTAATGAATTACATTGTACTTCTGTTTTTAAATATCTGAATTTGTTGATGGTTTGGTAGAGAATGTTATATTCAAACACGAAAAATAAACATTAATAGTATACTCTccgttttattttatatttgacgcaatatttaatttgttatagaattattaagatattgacgtattgattatgaatttatCAGTTCAATTATCAAGTTAACCATTGAGATTTGacataaaaaattcattgaaatacacataaaaattaGACGACAAACTAAATAAATCTTATATATTAGTTGACACTcactatttacttgtccatttttacCTGTcacatctattaaaaaaataatatttaacattgtaaatttatcattttattattattaatcgatataatttcatctttttcaaaaatattaactttctaaataaaaatatatgtatctttTCTTGATGGTATTATGCTGAGTGGCGCAGCAACTTGGAGTTTGAGACGATAAAAAATTTTATACTGCCGTCTCCAATTTGGTGTGCATCTGTGAAGGGTCAACTTCCAAAAGATAGCCTCGTTGCTCATCTCCCAGATATGAGGGCGTTACACACTTCCCCGCCGTCAAGATGTCACATTCCAACAAACTTCACTCTTTCATATTCCAGGTTCTTCATACAATCAACAAcaactttaatttcttaaaatctcCAACTTGGGTCTTTCCATTTTTGTGTTAATTGAGCTAATTTTTTGTTCATACTGCAGAAAATTTATGGTTAAAATGTCGATTCACTCAACCCCATCTGCGTCATCAAAATCAATTGACACCATTGTTGTGTGTACTCATCTTGTTCTCTTTATTAGCTGTTGATTATCACTTCTTATGATTTTCTTGGATTTGGTTTATCTAATTACTCGCTATGCTTCAATTTGTTCGTCTGATTTTCACTTGACACGGAATTTAAGAATAAGACGGACAAAAATAAAGTcggacaaacaaattgaaacgaggggtttaactttttttgttggGTGGTTGAAGCAGTTGGGTTGTGGGATGGTGGCATTGGACTACTTGGTTACTGTTGATTCTTATCCTAAGCCTGATGATAAGATTCGTAGCACCAGTTTTCAGGTCTAATTGATTTTTATCTGCTATTAATAAGAAAGAATGagctcaatatttttttttatttttaattggaaTTTCAATGGATAATTTTGCTCTGTATAGGTTCAGGGAGGTGGGAATACTGGGAACGCTATGACTTGTGCAGCTCGTTTGGGTTTAACTCCGAGAATTATATCCAAGGTCTGAACTTTACGTGGATTCTTGTTACCTATTCCTTTTTTTCCATTTCTGAGGCCTTTCCCacaaggtagtggtaaggtcttgTGTATACTCTACCTTTGATTCTGTTGTTTTACTGCTCCTGCCACCGTTGAATCATTGATTGTCTTCCTTGATGTTCTTCTTAGTTAACCCTTCTTCTATCCATGTCCAACCCTTCCACAATTATGTGAATAATATTCTCTACATTTcccacaaattttttttagtaggCCGCAGATGACTCTCAAGGGAAAAGAATACTGAACGAGCTAGAAGCTGATGGCATTGATACATCTTTTATTGTGGTGAGTCAGCCACAGGTTAACTGTGAAAGTTTTTGTGCATCTTACACTTATCTCTTGTATGCGAGGATGATATAGCTTGCAGAGCGCCTATTCAgtcaattaaaatttttgaagcATCAAATTTACCTCTCATCATCATATTGTTACATATTTCAGGTGTCCAAAGGGGGCCATTCAACAATCTCTTATGTCATTATTGACAGTCAAACGTCAGTACTTAACTCTGTTTAATGCCATTTTAGTAAATGTTTTTTAGGCATTTATTGAGCTTTCTCTTGGGTGATGAGATGGATGATTTATGATTACTGTTTTTGCAAATTCATTTCGTAGACATATTCTTTTGATTTACTATTCGATTTACTATTAGATGTCTAGATCAGCTACAATATTAAAACTATTCACACGGAATTCATCGTTTTAGAATATGCTATATGCTAGTAGACTCCAAATGTGGATAAGTATTTATTCATAAGCAATATGTCCTGTGACTTCTTTTTTCCCTCTCTTCTTTACTAATTCCTAAAGTACAAAAATGGCATGTTGGCTACATTTCTGTTCAAAATTTCTTTCTGCCATATGTCCAAGGGGAAAAAAAGGTCATTTCTATCTTTACTGCATGTTGGTCCGTATAATTGGACAGATGATTGTTCTGTAACTTGTTCCGCTGAAGCTGATTTTTGTTGTATGCTATCTCAGGAAAACACGAACTTCCATCTACACACCAGGGTATCCACCCATGGTAGCTGATGATTTGCCAGACTCGAGTTTGTCATCTGCATTGGATGGTGTGAGGCTTGTCTATACTGATGGAGTACTTCATGAAGCTGCTTTAGTTGTGGCCCAAGAGGTAATTTTCAATGGTCTTCCTTGTTATTTAATTCGAGCTTCTGCCTGCTAATAGAATGTATTTACAATCAACTTCTGATCATATTTCTAGTCTTCCACTAAGCTCCGGCAGACCAAGAGCACTGGACATAATTCTGTTTCTAGCTTTTGTTCCTAATGCCTCAGAACTTGCTGATTATTTTCAGCTAAATGGAAAAAATTGTCTGCCTTTTGATCTCTAGCGTAGGCACATCAAAGGAGTATACCTATTGTGATTGATGCAGAAAGTAAAATAGAAGGGTTGGATGAGCTTCTACACTTGGCAACCTACATTGTTTGCTCCACAAGATTTCCACAGGTAAGGTATTTAGTATTTACTCTAGTAGACTGACTTTCAATGATTTAGTTGTTGCACATTTTGATTGGACTTCCATGGATCTACTATATAAGATTAGTATCGGTTGGCAAGTTTTAGTTTGTTTGGAAAATTAAATTTGTCATACTTTCTCTCTTCTAGTGATGTGTTTGTCCAAAATGTTTATAGCAACTGTTGTGAATGGAATATCTTTTTTCCGTTTTTATACCATGTAATCATGGAATAGAATTGATTTTGGTATAATATCCAATAGAAGTGAATGTCATCCTTTGCGTCCCGGTTCCATGATCGAAGGCCCCTTACAGTCTTTCATAAGTTAAGcatgtgaaaattgaataaAGCCGTATTGTCTCTCAGATATGGACCGAGGCTCCTTCTATAGCAGGTGGACTAATATCCATGCTTTTAAAGTTGCCAAGTGCCAAATTTATAATTGCTACATTGGGAGAAGATGGCTGCATAATGCTAGAAAGAGCAGAAACTGGTATGCTAACATGCTGCTTCTTGGCACAAAAAATACTTTGAGTACTTCATCTTGGCAAATGAAGTGTTCTGATAGACATAGAATCAGCCTTTGATTCACAACATGGATTTAGTATATTTGCAGGGGATTTCCAGCCTGAAGAAGTTgatattgatgacttgtttgaaaaaatgaagCAGAGTATTGATACTACCTCAACCCTGCCAACATGCAAAACCTCGGTACGTAGTTTGCCCTTCAGTTGTGAGATTTTCTTGCTCAATGCAGAAAGAAAGTTTGATGGTAATGCACATAAAAGTCAATTTCTACCTTGTAGTTAGACATTGTTTACACCGTAGGATGGaaactataggactttatttaAGTATATCCAGGCACATAAGAAGTGTTTGGAGCTTTGTTCTTGTACTTCATCAGTTTCAAAAGTCAATTGCTTATATATGGAGATTCTATTTGGGTTGAGACATGtgtgaaatgttttcttaatGTGCATCTCTTGTAGGTTAAAGATGAATAGTCCCCTCCTGTATTTGAGTATTCATGTAATTTATCGCTTTCAGATTAGCAAACTTGGATTTTTATAATAGATCTCTTGATGCTTCTAAAGAAATTTAAGCTAGAGTAGTAAAAAGATTATTTGGTATTTGATAAGTTAGctcaaaatatatgttttcttccAGGATGTTGCAAAGCTGCACGCGAAAGGGATTGGGACTGTGTGTGGTAGGCTGCTCGTGGGAACAGCTGAAAAGATACCATCCTCGGAGATAGTTGATACAACTGGTGCTGGAGATGCATTTGTTGGAGCAGTTCTTTATTGTACGTGAAATTGTAGTATAATTAGTATACTATGTGTCTTTTGTCAAACGCAGTGTGGCATCTCCGCTGTTCTCCCTATGCTTGTTGCTGCTAGGGATTTAAAGTGTCCTAACAATTCCTGTTTCAATTATGCTTCCATGATGTCCGTCTTGGTTCATTTAGTAGGCGAGTATTAAGCGACTAGATCATGCTGTTATGTGTTGTTATTTATGTCTTTGTCTCATGGTTTTCCTTGATGTATTTGCAGCTCTCTGTGCTAATTTCCCACCTGAAAAGATGCTGATGTTTGCTTCGCAAGTGGTAAGTAAACATGAAATATACTTAATTTTAATGTTGGGCTTAAATTATAGAGGACGGGTTCCATTACTGAAATGGTAAAAGTTAAACACCGTAAACAAGAGCGGATGTAACATACTGTATCGTGTTCATCTAAACCTAGTACTTTGAACGTAAATTGCAAGAAATAGTATATGAACCCACAACTTTAAAGATATAATAGGTTCAATACTAAGAACCTTAAATATTGAAcctataaaacttaaatcacaACTCCGCCTTAGCCATGAATCATTTATCACTCTGATTGTCAAATGTTTGAACAACTAGGAGCAATTTTGCTTGCGATACTTAGTTgtcattcataaaaaaatatctaatgaATTATGAGTTCAATCCATCCTTTTTAGCATAAAGATGGATATTCCTTGCTCATTATCAGAACAATCACTTATTCAAGCTTTGAATGGGGACAATAGTGTTCATTTCCCCATCTCACGGAAAGCCCTTTTTGTTTCACTTAGCCTTATCCCCTAGAGGATATTTTAGTACTAGGTTCTATAGAAATCGGAGATCACGGGTTCAAGAAAAATACAGGATAAAACTATCGATCTATATTAGACTTTATGTAGTTCACTATTCTCGAAATTTTGCATATAAAAGGAGTTTAGTGCAATAAACTGTCATATTATTTTAGACAATatctaaagagaaattaatTTGTGGATTGGTTTGCAGGCAGCTATTGGGTGCAGCGCCTTGGGAGCAAGAGCTGGTCTTCCTCATCTGACTGATCCTCGCTTCTCACCCTTCTTAGCTTAGAAGACCAGACAGAAATTTGGACCATTTTAATTACTGGAATTATGATTTGACTGATTACAAACTTTATAAAACATGAGAAGATCTTGCAATGTAATGAATATTTGTGGATTTGTTGTCAAATAAGTGAAATCCAACGTAGGTAAAACGTTGAAAGTATCACTATATATTCTGCAAGTCAGTTGCCCCATTCTCTATTCCATTTCAGTATTATATTCTGCCACTCAGTTGCTAAATAAAACACTACTCACTGAACGAATTAACTGGCGTTATCGTAAATTCATGAGTTCCAATTTACgtttgatttttccttttccttattttattttctcttcattttttgtgTGTACATGTTTGaccttctcctcttttctctcatatttatttttgataatacTACAAGAAAACATGGAATTAGCTATGTACAAAACTTTGCAGCTCAAcaataaaaatttcatgttaATCCCATTTTGCTATGAATTGTGTTTAgattatataaaaattcaattagCTAATTCCATGTTTTCTATTGTAATCAGTGTTTTGCCTTTGCTTGAGCATTCCTATTTGATAATAAGGTCTCCAAGAGAACTAGTAAAATAAAAGAGGGGCAACTCATGTGTACTAGAGTTTAGTTTTGCAATAGATACTGAAGATTAAAGTTGCAATATTGGACCACAATTTTACCCTACAGGGATACTGGAGTcataaaaattacattgtatatataagattgaaattatttttatgtattgcATCTTACTCTTGTTGAGTTTTTATTCTTCAGAATGTTAAAATCCTTTTAGTGAGAATTCTGATTCCGGCTCTAGTATGCAAAAGGTTGTCCAATGACTATGTTCTCTCTTTCAACCACAATTCGcagaacaaatatatattttttttatatatattcatctaGGCTAGTTGATAACTAATTATTCTAATCATTGAGCGAGTTTGGGCGtataaacaaaaggaaaatcagacgattaaattaaatatactcAACGTTATTATGCTAAATTAAAGTAGGAAGCAAAAATATATAGTAATTGATTTTCGTTATCTATAATGAGTAATGAGGGTCAATGAGTCACATGacaaattttaatattcaaaaaagGCGTTCATCCTATAAAATAATCTTGCTAACTACTTTAGCCagtaaaaaatacatcaaatcaattttttatataaggtGTTATGAATAGTTTATACTGATGAAATTGACACGTACGTTTAAGACATTATAGAGTCGGAAGCCTCGAATTGCCCATCAAAATGATACATCctaagaaattaaatataaaacttttcaattttatggttctaatttaaagttatgtcaaatgtatcaaaacGTGATTTAATCATGTGACCTTAAACATATCAGgtagaaagttgaaattaaaatattgtcaaaaataaagaaagagcgttttttgaaacaaatttaaaaagtaataaatcattctttttgaaacgaaAGTAGTACATTTTAGAAAGATGAAGTCAAAGGATTCGAATTGCTGAT
It contains:
- the LOC125852276 gene encoding uncharacterized protein LOC125852276 isoform X1; this translates as MRALHTSPPSRCHIPTNFTLSYSRKFMVKMSIHSTPSASSKSIDTIVLGCGMVALDYLVTVDSYPKPDDKIRSTSFQVQGGGNTGNAMTCAARLGLTPRIISKAADDSQGKRILNELEADGIDTSFIVVSKGGHSTISYVIIDSQTKTRTSIYTPGYPPMVADDLPDSSLSSALDGVRLVYTDGVLHEAALVVAQEAHQRSIPIVIDAESKIEGLDELLHLATYIVCSTRFPQIWTEAPSIAGGLISMLLKLPSAKFIIATLGEDGCIMLERAETGDFQPEEVDIDDLFEKMKQSIDTTSTLPTCKTSDVAKLHAKGIGTVCGRLLVGTAEKIPSSEIVDTTGAGDAFVGAVLYSLCANFPPEKMLMFASQVAAIGCSALGARAGLPHLTDPRFSPFLA
- the LOC125852276 gene encoding uncharacterized protein LOC125852276 isoform X2, translated to MRALHTSPPSRCHIPTNFTLSYSRKFMVKMSIHSTPSASSKSIDTIVLGCGMVALDYLVTVDSYPKPDDKIRSTSFQVQGGGNTGNAMTCAARLGLTPRIISKAADDSQGKRILNELEADGIDTSFIVVSKGGHSTISYVIIDSQTKTRTSIYTPGYPPMVADDLPDSSLSSALDGVRLVYTDGVLHEAALVVAQEAHQRSIPIVIDAESKIEGLDELLHLATYIVCSTRFPQIWTEAPSIAGGLISMLLKLPSAKFIIATLGEDGCIMLERAETGDFQPEEVDIDDLFEKMKQSIDTTSTLPTCKTSDVAKLHAKGIGTVCGRLLVGTAEKIPSSEIVDTTGAGDAFVGAVLYSLCANFPPEKMLMFASQVRLGSKSWSSSSD
- the LOC125852276 gene encoding uncharacterized protein LOC125852276 isoform X3 codes for the protein MSHSNKLHSFIFQLGCGMVALDYLVTVDSYPKPDDKIRSTSFQVQGGGNTGNAMTCAARLGLTPRIISKAADDSQGKRILNELEADGIDTSFIVVSKGGHSTISYVIIDSQTKTRTSIYTPGYPPMVADDLPDSSLSSALDGVRLVYTDGVLHEAALVVAQEAHQRSIPIVIDAESKIEGLDELLHLATYIVCSTRFPQIWTEAPSIAGGLISMLLKLPSAKFIIATLGEDGCIMLERAETGDFQPEEVDIDDLFEKMKQSIDTTSTLPTCKTSDVAKLHAKGIGTVCGRLLVGTAEKIPSSEIVDTTGAGDAFVGAVLYSLCANFPPEKMLMFASQVAAIGCSALGARAGLPHLTDPRFSPFLA
- the LOC125852276 gene encoding uncharacterized protein LOC125852276 isoform X5, yielding MSHSNKLHSFIFQVQGGGNTGNAMTCAARLGLTPRIISKAADDSQGKRILNELEADGIDTSFIVVSKGGHSTISYVIIDSQTKTRTSIYTPGYPPMVADDLPDSSLSSALDGVRLVYTDGVLHEAALVVAQEAHQRSIPIVIDAESKIEGLDELLHLATYIVCSTRFPQIWTEAPSIAGGLISMLLKLPSAKFIIATLGEDGCIMLERAETGDFQPEEVDIDDLFEKMKQSIDTTSTLPTCKTSDVAKLHAKGIGTVCGRLLVGTAEKIPSSEIVDTTGAGDAFVGAVLYSLCANFPPEKMLMFASQVAAIGCSALGARAGLPHLTDPRFSPFLA
- the LOC125852276 gene encoding ribokinase-like isoform X4 → MVKMSIHSTPSASSKSIDTIVVQGGGNTGNAMTCAARLGLTPRIISKAADDSQGKRILNELEADGIDTSFIVVSKGGHSTISYVIIDSQTKTRTSIYTPGYPPMVADDLPDSSLSSALDGVRLVYTDGVLHEAALVVAQEAHQRSIPIVIDAESKIEGLDELLHLATYIVCSTRFPQIWTEAPSIAGGLISMLLKLPSAKFIIATLGEDGCIMLERAETGDFQPEEVDIDDLFEKMKQSIDTTSTLPTCKTSDVAKLHAKGIGTVCGRLLVGTAEKIPSSEIVDTTGAGDAFVGAVLYSLCANFPPEKMLMFASQVAAIGCSALGARAGLPHLTDPRFSPFLA